One region of Chitinophaga varians genomic DNA includes:
- a CDS encoding alkaline phosphatase family protein, producing MKKLLFSVYALLLVSAAAMAQQAKYVVLISIDGFRPDFYLDRSWPAPNMQRIKEKGVHATGVKGIFPTITYPSHTTLITGVKPAKHGVCYNTPFEPEGASGRWYSETSHIKAETLWDAVGKAGLISASVSWPVSVGAPVNYNIPETFSLSNPGDRRAPTSEQSTPQGLFEEIQQHATGELESTDMNLRYLGMNETLSRMAAYLVRRYKPNLLTVHLPCTDEVQHREGREGNAVATAVASADHGIGTILEAIEKAGISDSTAVIITGDHGFVDIHTSLAPNVWLAQKGLAGTKTNPGSWKALFHSGGGSTFLKLKDKNDTKTLQQVKTILNELPESIRKQFRVIEQPALAQTGADPDAVLALTAVQGIAFSANREGEAVKKANGGAHGYFPDFREIQTGFVAYGAGLAENITVPVMELTDVAPLIAKLLGISLKDAEGMVYPGVMKKSN from the coding sequence ATGAAAAAACTACTCTTTTCCGTATATGCGTTACTGCTAGTATCTGCTGCCGCCATGGCCCAACAGGCTAAATATGTGGTATTAATCAGTATCGACGGCTTCCGTCCCGATTTTTATCTCGACCGTTCCTGGCCCGCGCCCAATATGCAACGCATCAAAGAAAAAGGCGTGCATGCCACCGGAGTAAAAGGCATTTTCCCGACCATCACCTATCCATCCCATACCACCCTGATCACCGGTGTAAAACCGGCCAAACATGGCGTCTGCTACAATACCCCTTTCGAACCGGAAGGGGCCAGCGGCCGCTGGTACTCAGAGACCAGCCATATCAAAGCAGAAACGCTGTGGGATGCTGTCGGCAAAGCCGGACTGATATCCGCCTCAGTCTCCTGGCCGGTGTCAGTAGGTGCTCCGGTGAACTATAACATCCCGGAGACATTCTCCCTTAGCAATCCCGGCGACCGCAGAGCGCCTACCAGCGAGCAGTCTACGCCCCAAGGCCTCTTCGAAGAAATACAGCAGCATGCCACCGGCGAGTTAGAGTCCACCGACATGAACCTCCGCTACCTCGGCATGAACGAAACCCTTAGCCGCATGGCCGCCTACCTGGTCCGTCGCTACAAGCCCAACCTGCTGACCGTCCACCTGCCATGCACCGACGAAGTGCAGCACCGCGAAGGACGGGAAGGCAACGCTGTAGCCACCGCCGTAGCTTCCGCCGACCACGGCATCGGCACCATCCTCGAAGCCATCGAAAAAGCCGGCATCAGCGACAGCACCGCCGTTATCATCACCGGAGATCACGGCTTCGTGGACATCCACACCTCCCTGGCGCCCAATGTATGGCTCGCACAAAAAGGCCTGGCCGGCACCAAAACAAATCCAGGCAGCTGGAAAGCCTTGTTCCATAGCGGCGGCGGCTCCACCTTCCTGAAGCTGAAAGATAAAAACGACACCAAAACACTGCAACAGGTAAAAACCATCCTGAACGAACTGCCCGAAAGCATCCGCAAACAGTTCCGTGTGATAGAACAACCCGCCCTGGCACAGACCGGCGCCGATCCTGACGCGGTGCTCGCGCTCACCGCCGTACAGGGGATCGCATTCTCCGCCAACCGGGAAGGAGAAGCGGTGAAAAAAGCCAATGGCGGCGCCCATGGTTATTTCCCCGATTTCAGGGAGATACAGACAGGGTTTGTTGCCTATGGCGCAGGACTGGCAGAGAATATTACCGTTCCGGTGATGGAACTGACAGATGTAGCGCCGTTGATAGCCAAATTATTGGGGATATCATTGAAAGATGCAGAAGGGATGGTATATCCCGGAGTGATGAAGAAATCCAATTAA
- a CDS encoding tetratricopeptide repeat protein — protein MKKRYITAALFAGMLAMDSCSVLNPNVTEPVFLENPNAASSWVTGLRRQLALTMNQVVVSTELVSDNYYNNRTLSSKVFDIPQIDYYDLDVNNLQIQVQRLREMSEYGLNKVLPADPAATAADSAEVYFSSAFAHILSGELFIGLPGSAGGAVLTPAEHLQQAIRQLDQAIALSKNAAETAAYTLLKARAYYALGDAANAAKFAAAATNNNGTLLRQVKYDGVNNVPNDMQTYLFSSTNNEFAPLPRLDFLDPKYFHTGLAANDQKPVTIAKAEEGWLIIAETQIAGGNLTEGRNVLKQLLQLVANRPSVMVDDKKETRNGGNRTDYPLKAVKVKFDANDTLRSNYVLDRQAGNVKVYTVSGTLVTNNDLDAAVTEDQLLYILYRLRQEIFMAEGRRMTDLGIKFPVSQTEQLNNPNVKPEHLKAQIPSFIPLSRGMDDFTYDKTNGVVTMKYDMNAVLVKNKHAKEIFPFTN, from the coding sequence ATGAAAAAAAGATATATCACCGCTGCCCTCTTTGCAGGTATGCTTGCTATGGACAGCTGTTCCGTATTAAATCCAAATGTCACCGAGCCGGTATTTCTGGAGAACCCCAATGCCGCTTCCAGCTGGGTGACCGGCCTTCGCCGGCAGCTGGCGCTGACGATGAACCAGGTGGTGGTTTCCACTGAACTGGTATCTGACAACTATTACAACAACCGCACGTTGAGCAGTAAAGTTTTTGATATCCCTCAGATCGATTATTACGATCTGGATGTCAACAACCTGCAGATACAGGTACAGCGCCTGCGGGAAATGTCTGAATACGGCCTTAACAAAGTATTGCCCGCCGATCCTGCCGCTACCGCCGCAGATTCCGCAGAAGTATATTTCAGCAGCGCCTTTGCACATATCCTCAGCGGAGAATTGTTTATAGGCCTCCCCGGCAGTGCCGGCGGTGCGGTGCTTACTCCCGCAGAGCACCTGCAACAAGCTATCCGTCAGCTGGACCAGGCTATTGCCCTGAGTAAAAATGCCGCGGAAACAGCCGCTTATACGCTGCTCAAAGCCCGCGCCTACTACGCCCTCGGAGATGCCGCCAACGCCGCTAAATTCGCTGCCGCAGCTACCAACAATAACGGCACGTTGCTTCGCCAGGTAAAATATGACGGCGTGAACAACGTTCCCAATGACATGCAGACCTATCTTTTCTCTTCCACCAACAACGAGTTTGCGCCGCTGCCGCGACTGGATTTCCTGGACCCTAAATATTTCCATACCGGTCTGGCTGCCAACGACCAGAAGCCCGTCACCATTGCCAAAGCGGAAGAAGGTTGGCTGATCATCGCAGAAACACAGATAGCCGGTGGTAACCTCACCGAAGGCCGTAACGTGCTGAAACAGCTGTTGCAGCTGGTGGCCAACCGTCCTTCTGTCATGGTAGATGATAAAAAAGAAACCCGCAACGGTGGCAACCGCACTGATTATCCGCTGAAAGCCGTAAAAGTAAAATTTGACGCCAACGACACCCTGCGCAGCAATTATGTGCTGGACCGTCAGGCTGGTAACGTTAAAGTATATACAGTGTCCGGCACGCTGGTCACCAATAATGATCTCGATGCCGCCGTCACAGAAGACCAGTTGTTATACATCCTCTACCGCCTGCGCCAGGAAATATTCATGGCAGAAGGCAGACGGATGACAGACCTGGGCATTAAATTCCCTGTTTCCCAAACAGAACAGCTCAACAACCCGAACGTGAAACCGGAACACCTGAAAGCACAGATCCCCTCCTTTATCCCGCTGAGCCGGGGCATGGATGATTTCACCTACGATAAAACCAATGGCGTGGTAACTATGAAATACGACATGAATGCCGTGCTGGTGAAAAACAAACACGCAAAAGAAATTTTCCCGTTCACCAACTAA
- a CDS encoding ABC transporter ATP-binding protein, which translates to MSGASIALRARNINKYFYTPDKLQVLNNVGFDVEKGEFVSVTGKSGSGKSTMLYILSTMDTDYEGTIELNGEKISGRSENYLAKFRNEHLGFVFQFHYLLPDFSCLKNVMIPALRLGRLSPKEIEHNAYEKMKQLGVGEQALKPASKISGGQQQRVAIARALINEPSVIMCDEPTGNLDTKNTGIVFDIFQRLSAEHKKTIIVVSHDNDFASKTNRIIELRDGRIL; encoded by the coding sequence ATGTCTGGTGCATCAATAGCCTTGAGGGCTCGAAATATCAATAAGTACTTTTATACACCGGACAAACTCCAGGTATTGAACAACGTAGGATTTGATGTGGAAAAGGGAGAGTTTGTTTCGGTAACAGGGAAGTCCGGCTCCGGGAAGTCTACAATGTTGTACATTCTATCAACGATGGACACTGATTATGAAGGCACAATTGAATTAAACGGAGAAAAAATTTCCGGCAGATCTGAGAATTATCTGGCTAAGTTCCGGAATGAACATCTGGGATTTGTGTTTCAGTTCCACTATCTGTTACCTGATTTTTCCTGTCTGAAAAATGTGATGATCCCTGCATTGCGTCTTGGAAGGTTATCCCCGAAAGAGATAGAACATAATGCTTATGAAAAAATGAAACAACTGGGTGTAGGGGAGCAGGCGTTGAAGCCGGCCTCAAAGATCTCCGGAGGGCAGCAACAGAGGGTCGCCATTGCAAGGGCACTGATCAACGAGCCCTCCGTTATCATGTGTGACGAGCCTACAGGGAACCTGGATACTAAAAACACCGGTATTGTTTTCGATATTTTTCAACGTTTATCTGCAGAACATAAAAAAACCATTATCGTGGTCAGCCATGACAACGATTTTGCCTCAAAAACGAACCGTATCATAGAATTGCGGGACGGAAGAATTCTCTGA
- a CDS encoding TonB-dependent receptor domain-containing protein produces MRLALFFAFLSTSMASAAHIEGQSMEKIRVDIQAKELPMKKVLQMIEKQSSLTIGYDISAIPAESKVNYTANGKTVAVVLRELLSSFPVNIVQVNDKYLLIQPGGQQQAVKISGRITDGKTHEPLPGVSISIKGSSSGTQTDVNGHFSLGFPAGKEEVTLSVYFVGFKKKEIVLKRENATGLNIQLEEDRLGLDEVVVTGQGVDIARRRLSSNVVSIGARDIEDVPAARIDQLLQSRLPNAQIKLTGGQAGATSIIRARGVNSAFVNSTPIIYVDGVRMDNLNTASALGGGSAQGAAISAIADIPMENIEKIEYINGGAATTLYGSDAANGVIQIFTKKGGAGNVSVNAETQMGIETPTADFLHFKRTKELLMQNGFFQKHHIGLNGGQDKFGYSFSGNYLNSQGTEIFDQNSNRKIDFSTGFRAGLGEKVTYESSFTYVNNKYKRNRNGNQGGYTGLWFTESGASAITGPKFNPDIDNLSDTEFQRMKDYVREAERLQDNDITVNRFQTSQSFKYRPLKNLVFKATGGIDYRVQKNQVITTNKYLSFTTGNPVKDQGSITNNDRKYLGITLELNGQHEWKTDQFSFVTTVGTQFFRNEDQQIAYNGSNIRDGARNIKDAASKTSDEYYLEVVNYGIYVQENIGFKNKLFLDLGLRGDGNPAFGRNIGIQYYPKVGFSYVPSAEPWFASFEQVLSSAKVRGGFGIAGNLPTAFANERTIAFQGYNNDQAAFFGQPGNDNLKPEKTQTLEAGIDLGFLKDRLLISAGYYNAVTNDALFYVPPTPSTGQSLSQLYNVGKILNRGWELSVTAIPVDTKDFTLRLNASANTMYNNVESAGGVAPFNINGFSARTIQTVVQEGYPIGFLRGNYGVFGPDGVLQSTTAQQNLGTTIPDLFGSLGLNLRYKQFNFFVNGDYQKGAYANSFDRQFRFNYGAGNEGIPQGEIDKNKRTNWLNFTNMFTEKTDYLKIRLIGCSYSWKPALFNKVIKNATVSFSAVNPLNFAASSFDPEATISGSAQGQGGATTGGISYATYSAPRQFLGTLRLNF; encoded by the coding sequence ATGAGACTAGCACTCTTTTTCGCATTCCTTTCCACTTCTATGGCCTCTGCCGCGCATATAGAAGGTCAGTCGATGGAAAAGATCAGGGTGGACATCCAGGCCAAAGAACTACCGATGAAAAAGGTATTGCAGATGATTGAAAAACAATCATCGCTCACCATCGGATATGATATCAGTGCCATCCCTGCTGAAAGTAAGGTCAACTATACGGCCAACGGCAAAACCGTGGCGGTAGTGTTAAGGGAACTGCTAAGTTCCTTCCCCGTGAACATCGTACAGGTGAACGACAAGTACCTGCTGATACAGCCCGGCGGCCAGCAACAGGCCGTAAAAATCAGCGGCCGCATTACTGACGGTAAAACCCATGAGCCTTTACCCGGTGTCAGCATCAGTATCAAAGGCAGCTCCTCCGGTACACAAACAGATGTCAACGGCCACTTTTCACTGGGATTTCCGGCTGGCAAAGAAGAAGTGACACTGTCTGTTTACTTCGTGGGTTTTAAGAAGAAAGAAATTGTGCTGAAGAGGGAAAATGCCACAGGCCTGAACATTCAGCTGGAAGAAGACAGGCTCGGCCTCGATGAAGTGGTGGTGACAGGACAGGGTGTAGACATCGCGCGCCGCAGATTATCGTCCAACGTTGTCAGCATCGGCGCACGGGACATTGAAGATGTTCCTGCCGCCCGTATCGACCAGTTGCTGCAGTCACGTTTGCCCAATGCACAGATCAAACTTACCGGCGGCCAGGCGGGCGCCACTTCCATTATACGCGCCAGGGGCGTTAACTCCGCTTTCGTGAACTCCACTCCCATCATCTATGTGGACGGGGTGCGTATGGACAACCTCAATACCGCATCGGCCCTGGGCGGCGGTAGCGCGCAAGGCGCCGCAATCAGCGCCATCGCCGATATCCCGATGGAAAATATTGAGAAGATAGAATATATCAATGGCGGCGCTGCCACTACCCTCTACGGTTCCGATGCAGCCAACGGCGTGATCCAGATCTTCACCAAAAAAGGCGGCGCCGGCAATGTTTCGGTGAACGCTGAAACACAGATGGGCATTGAAACACCCACCGCCGACTTCCTTCACTTTAAACGCACCAAAGAACTGCTGATGCAGAATGGTTTCTTCCAGAAACATCATATCGGCCTCAATGGCGGTCAGGATAAATTCGGCTATAGCTTCTCCGGAAATTACCTTAACTCACAAGGCACCGAGATATTCGATCAGAACAGCAACCGTAAAATCGACTTCAGCACCGGTTTCCGCGCCGGCCTCGGAGAAAAGGTGACTTACGAGAGCTCATTTACCTACGTCAACAATAAATACAAACGTAACCGCAATGGTAACCAGGGCGGCTATACGGGGTTATGGTTTACCGAAAGCGGCGCCTCCGCTATCACCGGCCCTAAATTCAACCCGGACATCGATAACCTCTCCGACACGGAATTTCAAAGGATGAAAGATTATGTCCGCGAAGCAGAGCGGCTGCAGGACAATGACATCACTGTTAACCGCTTCCAGACTTCACAATCTTTTAAATACCGTCCGCTGAAAAACCTGGTATTTAAAGCTACCGGTGGTATCGATTACCGCGTACAGAAAAACCAGGTCATCACCACCAACAAATACCTTTCTTTCACCACCGGCAATCCGGTAAAAGACCAGGGCAGCATTACCAACAACGACCGCAAATACCTGGGCATCACGCTGGAGCTGAACGGACAGCATGAGTGGAAAACAGATCAGTTTTCTTTCGTTACCACTGTGGGTACTCAGTTCTTCCGCAACGAAGACCAGCAGATCGCCTACAATGGCAGCAATATCCGCGATGGCGCCAGAAACATCAAAGACGCAGCCTCTAAAACCAGCGATGAATACTACCTGGAAGTAGTGAACTATGGCATCTATGTACAGGAAAACATCGGGTTCAAAAACAAACTGTTCCTCGACCTCGGCCTGCGTGGCGACGGTAATCCTGCCTTCGGCCGTAACATCGGCATACAGTATTATCCCAAAGTAGGTTTCTCTTATGTTCCCAGTGCAGAGCCCTGGTTTGCCAGTTTTGAGCAGGTATTGTCTTCCGCCAAAGTACGCGGCGGTTTCGGTATAGCCGGTAATCTGCCAACAGCTTTCGCCAATGAAAGAACGATAGCCTTCCAGGGTTATAACAATGACCAGGCAGCATTTTTCGGTCAGCCGGGCAACGACAACCTGAAACCTGAAAAGACACAGACGCTGGAAGCAGGCATAGACTTAGGTTTCCTGAAAGACCGTCTGTTGATATCTGCCGGTTATTATAACGCCGTGACCAACGACGCGCTCTTTTATGTGCCACCAACACCGTCCACCGGCCAGTCACTGTCGCAGTTGTACAATGTCGGTAAGATACTGAACCGTGGCTGGGAGCTGAGCGTTACCGCCATCCCGGTAGATACCAAAGATTTCACCCTCCGGCTGAATGCCTCTGCCAACACCATGTATAATAATGTAGAAAGTGCCGGCGGCGTAGCGCCTTTTAACATCAACGGCTTCAGCGCCCGTACCATTCAGACCGTTGTACAGGAAGGATACCCTATCGGTTTCCTGCGTGGCAACTACGGCGTGTTTGGCCCTGACGGCGTATTACAGAGCACTACCGCGCAGCAGAACCTGGGCACCACCATTCCGGACCTCTTCGGCAGCCTGGGGCTGAACCTGCGTTACAAACAATTCAATTTCTTCGTCAACGGTGATTATCAGAAAGGGGCTTATGCCAACTCTTTCGACCGTCAGTTCCGGTTTAACTATGGCGCCGGCAACGAAGGTATTCCACAGGGAGAGATCGATAAAAACAAGCGTACCAACTGGCTGAACTTCACGAATATGTTTACCGAAAAAACAGACTACCTGAAGATCAGGCTGATAGGTTGCAGCTACAGCTGGAAACCGGCGCTGTTCAACAAAGTGATCAAAAATGCCACTGTCAGCTTCTCTGCTGTGAACCCGCTGAATTTCGCTGCTTCCTCTTTTGATCCGGAAGCTACCATCAGCGGCAGTGCGCAGGGCCAGGGAGGCGCCACCACCGGCGGTATCTCCTATGCCACCTATTCCGCGCCGCGGCAGTTCTTAGGCACTTTACGTTTAAACTTCTAA
- a CDS encoding efflux RND transporter periplasmic adaptor subunit: MRKMRIMAAIVLMLTISCKNRNEEWTSPTVSSITESVFASGHIEAVGQFALAALNDGYIKKVTVSEGDTVKAGQTLFFQDNATSAIQQQTAAENLRIVKEEAAVNSAVFRQLEEQLNMANEKLNNDKIQLERMQRLYTTNSVARVEVEAAQLSYNNAVSNVNVLKQKIEATSLDLQQAVVNSHGQQLSAAVNTSYYNIKAPGEYKVYALLRKEGEWVRKGETVAVLGDAQKLKIVLSVDETSIEKIRLGQKVLVELNTGKGVAHIAHVSKKYPAFDAASQAYTVEALFEKNSPSLINGTLLQAYIIVARKDNALLIPRKCLGPDGSVVVKASRGRDTVMIKTGIVSNEWVEVLSALNQSTRILKQ; the protein is encoded by the coding sequence ATGAGAAAGATGAGAATAATGGCGGCCATTGTGCTGATGTTAACCATTAGTTGTAAAAACAGAAACGAAGAATGGACTTCACCCACAGTTTCATCCATTACAGAATCTGTATTCGCCTCCGGCCATATTGAAGCGGTAGGCCAGTTTGCGCTGGCGGCGCTTAACGACGGATATATAAAGAAAGTAACCGTAAGCGAAGGAGATACCGTAAAGGCCGGCCAGACACTATTTTTTCAGGATAACGCAACTTCTGCAATTCAACAACAAACCGCCGCAGAAAATCTCCGGATTGTCAAAGAGGAGGCTGCTGTCAATTCCGCTGTTTTCCGGCAACTGGAAGAACAATTGAACATGGCAAATGAAAAACTGAATAATGATAAAATCCAGTTGGAACGAATGCAGCGGTTATATACCACCAACTCCGTCGCCCGGGTGGAGGTGGAGGCTGCGCAGCTCAGTTATAACAACGCTGTCAGTAATGTCAATGTACTTAAACAAAAAATAGAAGCAACCAGCCTGGATTTACAACAGGCGGTTGTTAACAGTCACGGGCAACAACTGAGTGCAGCTGTAAATACCAGCTACTATAATATTAAAGCGCCAGGTGAATACAAGGTATATGCGTTGCTTAGAAAAGAAGGCGAATGGGTGCGTAAAGGAGAAACGGTGGCCGTATTGGGTGATGCTCAAAAACTAAAAATCGTTCTGAGCGTGGATGAAACAAGTATCGAAAAAATTCGCCTGGGGCAAAAAGTGCTGGTAGAGTTAAATACCGGAAAGGGCGTGGCACATATTGCGCATGTATCTAAAAAGTACCCTGCCTTCGATGCTGCATCGCAGGCGTATACTGTGGAAGCCCTTTTTGAAAAAAACAGCCCTTCGCTCATCAACGGAACGCTTTTGCAGGCGTACATTATAGTGGCCCGGAAGGACAATGCCCTGTTGATACCCAGAAAATGCCTCGGTCCGGATGGCAGCGTTGTGGTGAAAGCATCACGGGGGCGGGATACGGTGATGATCAAAACAGGCATCGTGTCAAACGAATGGGTGGAGGTCCTTTCGGCATTAAACCAATCCACCAGAATTCTGAAACAGTAA
- a CDS encoding ABC transporter permease produces MKFGVNTEIAFTYMVSRHRQTIVAALGVTFGIGMFIFINSLISGTNQWSEKIMLSSTPHLRLYTDSRWCDTKLLDKYESKGTVHLISNPRYVNTTNNIINPDNVIQLLSQYEEITKMSKQVSSNVIYSNNNLQENGSVVGVNIIEQDDMFDISSSMISGSVKALAENNNGIIIGAGLSKKLNVKKGDYITLATGNGFTKRLQVTGIFKTTVKAVDNGKSYTNVPVVQQLLQKDRGYITDIYINIKDYNRTSGLADKIQRQTGYAVETWQSTNEQSLAGKKIRDIIANAVVITILLVAGFGIYNILNMVIYEKMKEIAILKATGFQGLDVISIFIKQASLIGLVGTIGGLLFGWSVSYFVSRIYLGVGSVTYLPVTFQFKHYAQGSVFGLITAFLAGYIPARKAAKVDPIKIIRG; encoded by the coding sequence ATGAAGTTCGGTGTTAATACTGAAATCGCTTTCACTTATATGGTCAGCCGCCATCGGCAAACTATTGTGGCGGCTCTGGGCGTGACTTTTGGAATAGGAATGTTCATTTTTATCAATTCCCTGATCTCCGGCACCAATCAGTGGTCGGAGAAAATCATGCTTAGCAGTACTCCCCACCTGCGTTTATATACCGACAGCCGATGGTGTGATACCAAACTGCTGGATAAATATGAAAGTAAAGGAACGGTCCATCTTATCAGTAATCCCCGGTACGTAAATACGACCAATAATATCATTAACCCTGATAATGTAATACAGCTGCTGTCTCAGTATGAAGAAATTACAAAAATGAGTAAACAGGTAAGCTCAAACGTGATCTACTCAAATAATAACCTGCAGGAGAATGGAAGTGTGGTGGGCGTCAATATTATTGAACAGGATGACATGTTTGATATCTCTTCCAGTATGATTTCAGGTTCTGTTAAGGCACTCGCTGAAAATAATAATGGTATTATCATTGGTGCGGGATTGTCGAAAAAACTAAATGTCAAAAAAGGAGACTACATCACCCTGGCAACAGGAAACGGCTTTACAAAGAGACTGCAGGTTACCGGTATTTTTAAAACCACCGTCAAGGCAGTGGACAATGGTAAATCCTATACGAATGTTCCGGTTGTTCAACAGTTATTGCAAAAGGACCGGGGGTATATTACCGATATTTATATCAACATAAAAGATTATAACAGAACGTCCGGGCTGGCCGATAAAATACAGAGACAAACGGGTTATGCTGTTGAAACATGGCAAAGTACCAATGAACAGTCGCTGGCAGGTAAAAAAATCAGGGACATCATCGCCAATGCTGTTGTTATCACCATTTTGCTGGTGGCCGGTTTCGGTATCTATAATATTCTTAATATGGTGATCTATGAGAAAATGAAAGAAATTGCGATTTTGAAGGCAACGGGATTTCAGGGATTGGACGTAATCAGCATATTTATCAAACAGGCATCACTTATTGGATTGGTTGGTACAATAGGAGGACTGTTGTTTGGCTGGTCGGTTTCTTATTTTGTGTCAAGGATTTATTTGGGAGTTGGTAGTGTTACCTACCTTCCGGTCACTTTTCAGTTTAAACATTACGCACAGGGATCTGTATTTGGCCTGATAACCGCCTTCCTGGCGGGATACATACCTGCCAGAAAAGCAGCGAAAGTAGATCCGATTAAAATTATAAGGGGATAA
- a CDS encoding TolC family protein, translated as MTLLKKRLLWCIPVMLVANAARAQLRFASLQDIWAYAEQHNIQLKSAHLNGLIAGINIKQAYGAMLPVVTATGGYTDNIKIQPTLIPEKLLRPNVPDGVFTEATFGRRFIYNGGIFAQFDILNIQDWYAIRRARLNDAISRFNIANVKMGLYQQLADTYYACMLLTEAERLSRENLKTTTAIYELADNKFHEGVISEATINTVLINREKAGKSLDAATQHRQLQLNNLQLLLNVSDSIVLTGNPDEGTLTDAEDSFPTDPAIKLSDARMQLSENELRNARAALAPTLSAIYQYNLQLSTSEFLKSKDGNTMPQQYWGLRLTAPLFAGKTRLYNIQKAKIDYDIQQKEHHHTRLQSDINNKNLLLAYKASLKTYEKAKNILALYQSNDAHATRKFNEGIISLDERLKSYSDLIINQNEYLQNMSDYFIQQYLLKIRQTNFVE; from the coding sequence ATGACTTTGTTGAAAAAGCGGCTGTTATGGTGCATTCCAGTGATGCTGGTCGCCAATGCTGCCAGGGCCCAGTTGCGTTTCGCCTCCCTTCAGGACATTTGGGCCTATGCCGAACAACATAATATTCAGTTAAAGAGCGCTCATTTAAATGGCCTTATTGCAGGTATTAATATTAAACAGGCATATGGCGCCATGTTGCCGGTAGTGACGGCCACAGGAGGGTATACTGACAATATCAAAATACAACCTACGCTGATTCCGGAAAAACTACTGCGCCCAAATGTGCCGGACGGCGTTTTTACCGAAGCAACCTTTGGACGGCGATTTATTTACAATGGCGGCATTTTCGCCCAATTTGATATCCTGAATATTCAGGATTGGTACGCAATAAGAAGAGCACGGCTGAATGACGCCATATCCCGGTTCAATATAGCCAACGTCAAAATGGGCCTCTATCAGCAACTGGCGGATACTTACTACGCCTGTATGTTATTGACAGAAGCAGAGCGGCTCTCCCGGGAAAACTTAAAAACCACCACGGCGATTTATGAACTGGCGGATAACAAGTTTCACGAGGGTGTTATTAGCGAAGCAACGATCAATACCGTATTAATTAACAGGGAAAAGGCCGGGAAAAGCCTGGATGCCGCCACGCAGCACAGGCAGCTGCAACTGAATAACCTGCAACTGTTACTGAATGTATCTGATAGTATCGTCCTTACGGGTAATCCGGACGAGGGTACGCTGACGGATGCGGAGGACAGCTTCCCGACAGATCCCGCCATAAAGCTGTCAGACGCACGTATGCAACTGTCGGAGAACGAGCTGAGGAACGCCAGAGCCGCTCTGGCGCCTACTTTGAGCGCAATATATCAGTATAATCTTCAGCTTTCCACAAGTGAGTTCCTGAAGTCCAAAGATGGCAATACGATGCCCCAGCAGTATTGGGGGCTGAGGCTGACAGCACCATTGTTCGCCGGGAAGACCCGTTTGTATAATATTCAAAAAGCAAAAATTGATTATGACATACAACAGAAAGAGCATCATCACACCCGCTTACAGTCGGATATCAATAACAAAAATTTATTGCTTGCTTATAAAGCGTCGCTGAAAACCTATGAAAAAGCCAAAAATATCCTGGCTTTGTACCAAAGTAATGACGCCCATGCAACAAGGAAGTTTAACGAGGGTATTATCTCTCTGGACGAACGATTGAAATCATATTCGGACCTGATCATCAATCAGAACGAATATCTGCAAAACATGAGTGATTACTTTATCCAACAATATCTCCTGAAAATTCGTCAAACAAATTTTGTGGAATGA